One genomic window of Cricetulus griseus strain 17A/GY chromosome 3, alternate assembly CriGri-PICRH-1.0, whole genome shotgun sequence includes the following:
- the Gnpat gene encoding dihydroxyacetone phosphate acyltransferase isoform X1 produces MDVPSSSSSRFSVGSANPGTLLQYAKELKKWDEFEDILEERRHVSDLKFAMKCYTPTLYRGVTPCKPSVIKSIVFNSEEIHYVIKQLSRESLRSVDTLREEASSILEEMSHKLRVGAIRFFAFVLSKIFKQIFSKVCVNEDGIQKLQRAVQEHPVVLLPSHRSYIDFLMLSFVLYNYDLPVPVIAAGMDFLGMKLVGELLRMSGAFFMRRTFGGNKLYWAVFSEYVKTMLRNGYAPVEFFLEGTRSRSAKTLIPKFGLLNIVMEPFFKREVFDTYFVPISISYDKILEETLYAYELLGIPKPKESTTGLLKARRILSENFGSIHVYFGDPVSLRSLASGRLCRNPYNLVPRYIPQKQSEDVHSFVTEVAYRIQLLQIENLALNPWLLVVAILLQNQLSMDLDTLVEKTLWLKGLTQAFGGFLLWPDNQLPEEVVQSSILLHSNLASLVNDRVVLKVESGCSEMVKGIVLRHINLLMCSAYRNQLLNIFVRPSLVAVALHMTPGLRKEDVFSCFSFLRNVFSDEFIFLPGNTLRDFEEGCYLLCKTEAIQMTGKAIIITNKGNAVLEFLIGLFKPFVESYQIVSKYLLHEEEDCFTEKQYLVAVRKFTSQLLDQGASQCFDALSSDLQKNALAAFVRLGVVERKKVDNNYVFSVNEPATSKLQEMLGCKTSIGKPATAKL; encoded by the exons ATGGACGTTCCTAGCTCTTCCAGCTCCCGCTTCTCGGTCGGCTCTGCCAATCCCGGCACTCTGCTCCAATATGCG AAAGAGCTCAAAAAGTGGGATGAGTTTGAAGACATCTTAGAGGAGAGGAGGCATGTCAGTGACTTGAAGTTTGCCATGAAATGCTACACACCCACCTTGTATAGGGGGGTCACTCCCTGCAAGCCAAGTGTTATCAAGTCCATTGTTTTTAATTCTGAAGAGATTCACTACGTCATTAAACAG CTTTCCAGGGAGTCCCTTAGATCTGTTGATACCCTCCGAGAGGAAGCCAGTTCGATCCTGGAGGAAATGAGCCACAAACTGCGGGTGGGAGCCATTCGATTCTTTGCCTTTGTCCTGAGCAAAATTTTTAAGCAGATTTTCTCAAAGGTGTGTGTGAACGAAGACGGCATTCAAAAG CTACAACGAGCTGTCCAGGAGCACCCTGTAGTCCTGCTGCCCAGTCATCGGAGCTACATTGACTTCCTCATGCTGTCTTTTGTTCTGTACAACTATGATCTACCTGTGCCAGTTATTGCGGCAGGAATGG ACTTCCTAGGAATGAAATTGGTTGGTGAGCTACTCAGAATGTCTGGGGCCTTCTTCATGCGGCGCACCTTTGGCGGAAATAAACTGTACTGGGCTGTATTCTCTGAATATGTGAAGACCATGCTACGG AATGGTTATGCTCCTGTTGAATTTTTCCTCGAAGGGACAAGGAGTCGCTCTGCCAAGACCTTGATTCCTAAATTTG GTCTCCTGAATATTGTGATggaaccattttttaaaagagaagtgtTTGATACCTACTTTGTCCCAATTAGCATCAGTTATGATAAAATATTAGAAGAAACTCTTTATGCCTATGAGCTGCTAGGAATTCCTAAGCCAAAGGAATCCACCACT GGGTTGTTGAAAGCTAGACGGATTCTCTCTGAGAACTTTGGAAGCATCCATGTATACTTTGGAGACCCTGTGTCACTGCGCTCTCTAGCGTCAGGGCGGCTCTGTCGGAACCCATATAACTTGGTGCCAAG ATACATCCCTCAGAAGCAGTCAGAGGATGTTCACTCCTTTGTCACTGAAGTCGCCTATAGGATCCAGCTTCTGCAGATTGAAAACCTGGCTCTGAACCCATGGCTTCTGGTAGTTGCCATTCTACTTCAAAACCAGTTATCCATGGACTTGGACACTCTGGTGGAGAAGACTCTGTGGCTCAAGGGCTTAACTCAGGCATTTGGAGGATTCCTGCTTTGGCCTG ATAACCAGCTTCCTGAGGAAGTGGTCCAATCCAGCATCTTGCTGCACTCCAACCTGGCCAGCCTTGTCAATGACAGGGTGGTTCTGAAAGTGGAATCTGGATGCTCAGAAATGGTCAAAGGAATTGTGCTCCGACACATCAACCTCCTTATGTGCTCAGCCTACAGGAACCAGCTGCTCAATATTTTTGTCCGTCCTTCCTTAGTAGCTGTAGCCTTGCACATGACACCTGGGCTTAGAAAAG AGGATGTCTTCAGTTGCTTTTCCTTTCTACGCAACGTGTTTTCAGATGAGTTCATCTTCCTTCCAGGAAACACACTCAGG gACTTCGAGGAAGGCTGTTACTTGCTGTGTAAAACTGAGGCTATACAGATGACTGGGAAGGCCATCATCATCACAAATAAAGGGAATGCTGTGTTAGAATTTCTCATAGGGCTCTTTAAACCTTTTGTAGAATCATACCAG ATAGTTTCCAAATACCTCTTACATGAAGAAGAAGACTGCTTCACTGAGAAACAGTACTTGGTTGCAGTTAGGAAGTTCACCAGTCAGCTTCTAGATCAAG GCGCCTCTCA